One genomic window of Desulfovibrio gilichinskyi includes the following:
- a CDS encoding OmpA family protein, giving the protein MSDEFLLNRRNKHKEDLGWALTLADMMMLLLCFFVMLIAIADIDESKYENVSDSLASAMGVKVPPKGEVEVKTEEGAPVARRTISNEQRNLFQMQLEMSRLVGKEADALKIKLRSDSVAIILKGDVFFGLGKADLTTRAENVLARIAPALAKSPYDVVVEGHSDNIPMSSRQFPSNWELSAARASAVARYLLANGFDKQRIKVLGMADTSPMWPNEDEKGNALPDNQKRNRRVVLLIFPPKIASVK; this is encoded by the coding sequence TACTGAATAGAAGAAATAAGCATAAAGAGGATCTTGGCTGGGCATTGACGCTGGCTGATATGATGATGCTTTTGCTGTGTTTTTTTGTAATGCTTATTGCAATCGCTGACATTGACGAAAGTAAATATGAAAATGTTTCCGATTCTCTTGCAAGCGCAATGGGCGTTAAAGTTCCACCCAAGGGCGAGGTAGAAGTTAAAACGGAAGAAGGTGCACCTGTTGCCAGAAGAACAATCAGCAATGAACAGAGAAATCTTTTTCAGATGCAGCTGGAGATGTCCAGACTCGTCGGTAAAGAGGCTGATGCTCTGAAAATCAAGCTCAGATCTGATTCGGTAGCTATTATACTCAAGGGCGATGTTTTCTTCGGTCTCGGTAAAGCTGATCTGACGACGCGCGCGGAAAATGTACTTGCCAGGATTGCTCCGGCCCTTGCTAAATCTCCATATGATGTAGTTGTGGAAGGTCATTCAGATAATATTCCGATGTCATCAAGACAGTTTCCTTCTAACTGGGAACTTTCCGCCGCCAGAGCAAGCGCCGTTGCCAGATACTTGCTTGCGAACGGTTTTGATAAGCAAAGAATAAAAGTCTTAGGAATGGCGGATACCAGTCCTATGTGGCCGAATGAAGATGAAAAAGGAAATGCCCTTCCTGATAATCAAAAGCGCAACCGCAGAGTTGTTCTGCTGATATTTCCGCCGAAAATAGCTTCTGTTAAGTAA
- a CDS encoding DUF4062 domain-containing protein, producing MNKKKYQIFISSTYKDLITARNKAMETILGLYQFPIGMEMFSADDSEQWEVIKQTINLSDYYIILIGHRYGSLTQEGISYTEKEYDYAKECKIPILTFIQDRNVPTTTDEREQDPSMSIKLNNFIDKVSATKMCDFWKKPEELPGKIAIALVKAFTANPQIGWTRVKGEKLQAVSSELAETISENRKLREKIEELEKLLVTQKPVLSVSLNSNDPIELTVPTLPSPSKYPQLLRRDHIPAHLTPYITDYDITSYNNSLPSKEEFEEYNKNTRYYHLKKASIDFDISIKNDGKLKAKDIFVTIELPDFVEVQDKFDSYKNVLPKNPIPKSLLEKAKEKYIKDNNIKPKTSFGVTGGLVALGSIIKPYSLEFSSTYDDIIPHLTKSQSINSWSSVKDKTITINVKNLIHTRQKTFDDFVLLPLKAGSGFINISIICEEYDEAENYTFPINVSK from the coding sequence ATGAATAAAAAGAAATACCAAATTTTTATCAGTTCTACCTACAAAGATTTAATAACTGCTCGAAATAAAGCTATGGAAACAATTCTTGGCCTTTATCAATTCCCTATAGGCATGGAAATGTTTAGCGCGGATGATTCAGAGCAATGGGAAGTCATTAAACAAACTATTAATCTTAGTGATTATTATATTATTCTTATCGGACATCGCTATGGAAGCCTAACGCAGGAAGGAATTAGCTATACAGAAAAAGAATATGACTACGCGAAAGAATGCAAGATACCTATTCTCACATTTATCCAAGATAGAAATGTTCCCACCACCACAGATGAAAGAGAACAAGATCCTTCAATGTCCATCAAACTAAATAACTTTATTGACAAAGTTAGTGCTACAAAAATGTGCGACTTCTGGAAAAAACCTGAAGAGTTACCAGGTAAAATAGCTATAGCTCTTGTAAAAGCATTTACAGCAAACCCACAAATTGGATGGACAAGGGTCAAAGGAGAAAAACTGCAAGCAGTATCGAGTGAACTTGCAGAAACAATTTCCGAAAATAGGAAACTAAGGGAAAAAATTGAAGAATTAGAAAAATTACTAGTAACCCAAAAACCTGTTCTTAGTGTCAGCCTTAATTCTAATGACCCGATAGAATTAACTGTTCCAACTCTCCCCTCTCCCTCGAAGTATCCACAACTATTAAGAAGAGATCACATACCTGCTCATCTTACTCCTTATATAACAGACTATGACATTACTTCATACAATAACTCTCTTCCTTCCAAAGAAGAATTCGAAGAATACAACAAAAACACTAGATATTATCATTTAAAAAAAGCTTCTATTGATTTTGATATCTCAATTAAAAACGATGGAAAACTAAAAGCAAAAGATATATTTGTAACAATTGAATTACCTGATTTTGTTGAGGTTCAGGATAAATTCGACAGCTACAAAAATGTTTTACCTAAAAATCCTATTCCTAAATCTCTACTAGAAAAAGCTAAGGAAAAATATATTAAGGATAATAATATAAAACCGAAAACATCTTTCGGCGTCACAGGAGGTCTTGTTGCGCTTGGTTCTATAATAAAACCATACAGTCTCGAGTTCTCCTCAACTTATGATGACATCATCCCACATTTAACAAAATCTCAGAGTATAAATTCTTGGTCTTCTGTAAAAGACAAAACTATTACTATAAACGTAAAAAATTTAATCCATACTAGACAAAAAACTTTTGATGATTTTGTCCTATTACCTTTAAAAGCAGGATCTGGATTTATAAATATTAGTATTATTTGCGAAGAATATGATGAGGCTGAGAACTATACTTTTCCCATTAACGTATCTAAATAG
- a CDS encoding glycosyltransferase family 2 protein: protein MQDKTIKEIEISIVTPMHNEEGCVREFHSRISAALQGMDATYEILLVNDGSTDSTEDIIRELSANDPHLKGIMLARNRGQCTAIYAGIQESCGRYVVIMDGDLQHKPEEIPSLIREIRKGYDLVSGCRTNRGESMIKRKLPSKIANYLMRATSGCQVQDMGGLSCLKGKLARSMTLREGQHRLIPALVYSMGGSVSEVPISAPPRFAGKSHYGIGRSIDVLFDIVMLWFQSSFKQRPIYLFGRISLLLFMVASLIMVWLLYGKIFFGIHMGTRPPFMGAILLYLSSLGFMSTGFILESLANTYEAVMGTKTYQIREIISQVIADSKKD from the coding sequence ATGCAAGATAAAACAATAAAAGAAATTGAGATCAGTATAGTAACCCCCATGCATAATGAAGAAGGTTGCGTAAGAGAATTCCACAGCAGAATTTCCGCGGCTCTACAAGGCATGGATGCTACATACGAAATTTTACTGGTTAATGACGGTTCAACAGATAGTACCGAAGATATTATCCGTGAACTGTCTGCAAATGACCCTCATCTCAAGGGGATTATGCTTGCCCGCAACAGAGGACAATGCACCGCAATATACGCAGGCATTCAGGAAAGTTGCGGCCGTTACGTTGTTATAATGGATGGAGATCTTCAACATAAACCTGAAGAGATCCCCTCACTTATCCGCGAAATACGCAAAGGATATGATCTGGTCTCAGGTTGCCGCACTAATCGCGGTGAATCCATGATTAAACGCAAGCTACCCAGCAAAATCGCCAACTATCTTATGCGCGCAACCAGCGGCTGTCAGGTTCAAGACATGGGTGGCCTCTCCTGCCTTAAGGGCAAGCTCGCACGCTCCATGACCCTCCGTGAAGGACAGCACAGACTTATTCCCGCTCTTGTTTATTCAATGGGCGGATCTGTATCCGAAGTACCTATTTCCGCGCCTCCGCGTTTTGCAGGCAAGAGCCATTACGGCATCGGCCGCTCAATAGATGTCCTCTTTGACATCGTTATGCTGTGGTTCCAATCTTCTTTTAAACAAAGGCCTATTTACCTTTTTGGACGCATCAGCCTGCTGTTGTTCATGGTTGCCTCGCTCATCATGGTCTGGCTGCTTTATGGCAAAATATTTTTCGGAATCCACATGGGCACACGCCCTCCGTTCATGGGGGCAATTCTGTTGTACCTCAGCTCACTAGGATTTATGTCCACAGGATTCATCCTCGAATCTTTAGCAAATACCTATGAAGCCGTTATGGGGACAAAAACCTACCAGATACGCGAGATTATTTCGCAGGTGATTGCAGATAGTAAAAAGGATTAG
- a CDS encoding ChbG/HpnK family deacetylase — protein MLVVTNVDDLGLHPAVRRAVDLLAKAGVVTSSTLLANGPDLSESVLLQDTHPSLGLGAHLNLLRGKPISNPDHIPSLVDDDGLLFGNYSSLLMRYATGQIKLSEVEAEWSAQIEYLLDHKVRLTHFDSEKHIHAWPGLFGLAGKLARKYGVGWIRKPLEKNPASRLDKGMLRTRFLQICLLGSRSFDTPRTADCVWGIADQKDKLDPILFEKYINIYRPDVIEIVCHPGYPDAGDGPLPSDFGPMRVEAQWKEEFNSLSQKGWLKIFEKIGAKPVNYGQLDPRTGEFK, from the coding sequence ATGCTTGTTGTAACCAATGTGGACGATCTGGGATTACACCCCGCAGTGCGCAGAGCTGTAGATTTACTGGCTAAAGCTGGAGTCGTAACGTCATCAACGTTGCTGGCCAACGGCCCTGACCTCTCTGAATCTGTATTGCTTCAAGATACACACCCCTCGCTTGGACTGGGTGCGCATCTTAATTTGCTACGCGGAAAACCGATTTCCAACCCAGACCATATACCGTCTCTTGTTGATGATGACGGATTACTGTTCGGCAATTACTCGTCGCTTCTCATGCGCTACGCAACAGGGCAAATAAAGCTTTCAGAGGTTGAAGCTGAATGGTCGGCCCAAATAGAATACCTTCTTGATCACAAAGTAAGACTGACACACTTTGACAGCGAAAAACATATACATGCATGGCCCGGACTCTTCGGACTTGCCGGAAAACTCGCCCGTAAGTACGGTGTAGGCTGGATTCGCAAGCCTCTGGAAAAAAACCCTGCCAGCCGTTTAGATAAAGGAATGCTTAGAACTCGCTTTCTACAAATATGCCTTCTCGGAAGCAGATCTTTTGATACACCGCGCACAGCTGATTGCGTATGGGGTATTGCTGACCAAAAAGACAAATTGGACCCGATACTTTTTGAAAAGTATATTAATATATATAGACCTGATGTTATTGAGATTGTATGCCATCCTGGTTATCCAGACGCAGGAGACGGACCGCTGCCTTCTGATTTCGGCCCAATGCGTGTAGAAGCTCAGTGGAAAGAAGAATTCAACTCGCTGTCTCAGAAGGGATGGCTTAAAATATTCGAAAAAATCGGTGCAAAGCCCGTAAACTACGGCCAACTTGATCCCCGAACCGGAGAATTTAAGTAA
- a CDS encoding flagellar biosynthesis anti-sigma factor FlgM, with the protein MPFHDKNNELMTISCGLTSEINEPEMVDEELLERKKMLLSLKEQIRAGTYKPTIGEIAIHLVRGRYGAECFKI; encoded by the coding sequence ATGCCTTTCCATGATAAAAACAATGAACTTATGACTATTTCATGCGGCCTTACATCTGAAATAAATGAGCCGGAAATGGTAGATGAAGAATTGCTTGAGCGGAAAAAGATGCTCTTAAGTCTTAAAGAACAAATTCGGGCAGGAACGTACAAGCCTACTATCGGTGAAATTGCTATCCATCTTGTAAGAGGCAGATATGGAGCTGAGTGCTTTAAAATTTAA
- a CDS encoding glycosyltransferase family 4 protein: MNILFITQSGPDLPSVRFRVLPFVEHARKEGHTVDWKRIPKAFHKRLAFFLTIPRNTIVILQKKMLTGFQLALLKNRRSALVFDFDDALWTSHPSVPLGPRRDRTDKRNAILLKKTCLKADLVVAGNNYLRDYIKSFNQNIEIIPTPLDTDKYLPPETRDNNKAPIIGWMGTSCNLFFLPDVLKSLSANVTPSRISIISDKPLPKHIAGLAQFEKWSGENEVKQLQNMDIGLMPLTDDDYTKGKCGFKLLQYMACGAVPLASNVGFNTEIIEHGVNGFLINEHDEWAKYVELLSNDSDLRHSMAKKARETVVEKFSLDPLAKKLWARLEKIS, from the coding sequence TTGAATATCCTGTTTATTACCCAGTCAGGGCCGGATCTTCCGAGTGTACGCTTTAGAGTTCTGCCATTTGTGGAACATGCCAGAAAAGAAGGCCATACTGTAGACTGGAAAAGAATACCGAAAGCTTTTCATAAAAGGCTCGCCTTCTTTCTTACCATTCCAAGAAACACCATTGTAATTTTACAAAAAAAAATGCTTACAGGGTTTCAACTAGCTTTGCTCAAAAACAGACGCTCTGCTCTTGTTTTCGATTTTGACGACGCCCTTTGGACCTCTCATCCAAGTGTTCCGCTCGGACCTAGACGGGACCGGACAGATAAACGCAATGCAATACTGCTTAAAAAAACTTGTTTAAAAGCAGACTTGGTTGTGGCCGGAAATAATTATCTGCGTGATTATATAAAAAGTTTCAATCAGAATATTGAAATAATTCCGACACCTCTTGATACAGATAAATATCTTCCTCCTGAAACAAGGGACAATAATAAAGCCCCCATAATTGGCTGGATGGGGACATCATGCAATCTTTTTTTTCTTCCGGATGTTCTTAAAAGCCTTTCCGCAAACGTTACACCATCAAGAATAAGTATAATTTCAGATAAGCCCTTGCCTAAACATATTGCCGGGTTAGCTCAATTTGAAAAATGGTCAGGCGAAAATGAAGTTAAGCAGCTTCAGAATATGGACATAGGACTTATGCCCCTGACTGATGATGACTATACCAAGGGCAAATGCGGATTTAAGCTCTTACAGTATATGGCTTGCGGAGCGGTCCCACTAGCTTCAAACGTAGGATTCAATACTGAAATAATCGAGCACGGAGTAAACGGATTTCTGATCAACGAACATGACGAATGGGCAAAGTACGTAGAGCTACTTTCTAATGACTCTGATTTAAGACATAGCATGGCTAAAAAAGCACGCGAAACAGTCGTTGAAAAATTCAGCTTAGATCCTCTTGCCAAAAAACTCTGGGCCAGACTTGAAAAAATAAGCTGA
- a CDS encoding LysE family transporter produces MNSDAFGYMAAGAALGLGAGLTPGPLLTLVLTQTFSHGTKEGAKVAFTPLLTDGPILCASFLAMSWMKTHPSVMGIISIVGAFVVTMFGYECFKTRAIAIPEMNIKPRSIKKGLLANYMNPHVYIFWATVGAPTAVRASESGLLAPSLFLSGFFVSLIGAKITVAYLAGRFRALLSSRTYLIIMRVLGLALFTFALFLLRDGLRFLNVIN; encoded by the coding sequence ATGAATTCTGATGCATTCGGATATATGGCTGCCGGTGCCGCACTCGGCCTTGGTGCAGGCTTAACTCCCGGGCCACTGCTTACACTTGTTTTGACCCAGACTTTTTCTCATGGGACCAAGGAAGGAGCTAAAGTCGCTTTTACGCCGCTTCTTACTGATGGGCCTATTTTATGCGCATCATTTCTGGCTATGTCATGGATGAAAACCCATCCATCCGTAATGGGTATTATTTCTATCGTGGGCGCGTTTGTTGTCACTATGTTCGGGTATGAGTGTTTTAAAACGCGCGCAATAGCAATACCCGAAATGAATATAAAGCCGAGGTCAATTAAAAAAGGGCTTCTTGCCAATTATATGAATCCCCATGTTTATATTTTCTGGGCAACTGTTGGCGCGCCGACTGCTGTTCGGGCTTCGGAGTCTGGCTTGCTAGCTCCGTCACTATTTTTATCAGGATTTTTTGTGTCTCTCATCGGAGCAAAAATTACGGTCGCTTACCTTGCAGGGCGGTTCAGAGCTTTGCTTTCGAGTCGCACATATTTAATCATTATGCGGGTGCTCGGTTTGGCACTTTTCACTTTTGCCTTGTTCTTGTTGCGGGACGGATTGCGGTTTTTGAATGTTATAAACTGA
- a CDS encoding insulinase family protein — MTKVYGFKEISRETLPELNGDAVIYEHEKTGGRVLSVINGDENKTFGISFRTPPADSTGLPHILEHSVLCGSKKYPVKEPFVELLKSSLQTFLNAMTYPDKTVYPVASPNEQDFRNLVGVYLDAVFFPNLTPNTLMQEGWHYVPEENGKLTYKGVVFNEMKGAYSSPDSLLYEHAQHSLFPDTTYGLDSGGNPEVIPDLTFDDFINFHKKYYHPSNSYAFFYGDDDPEHRLKMLDEYFSQFEKINPESEIEIQTPFDTPVVIEDKYDVSDDGNQKALFVVNFGLGHERDARIDLELEILELILIGLPSSPLHKALIDSELGEDVAGVGLENELRQLYFSTGLKGIEAEDAPKVEELIFSTFKDLVANGINNEDIEAAINTIEFDLRENNTGSYPRGLSVMTTAMTSWLYDGDPLEHVRYEKPIADLKKRLADGEKIFEPLIQKLFIDNNYRSTVLLTPDKNVGAAREKREEVKLEKARNAMSDAEYKAVVKKAEELQKEQEAPDSPEALDTIPRLKVADLPRVGTEIDCEKKGELLFHDLDTNGILYLDLAFNFSGLPDRLVPYIPIFGRALLQTGTKSTDFVTMTTRMAAKTGGISPSSIVATKHGTTDTLSRFVLRGKATADRTGDLIEIISELMLEANLDNRDRVRQIVLESKARMEQHLIPSGHMIAATRMKARFSEAGYINELMNGVSSLQFLRQLATRVENDFAAVVADLEEIRATILNQANLLSNVTLDGKTYNTVSSALGELSSALPAGTSSAVTRSPLSFEKMEGLCIPAQVNYVAKGTNVYNYGYKYSGSAQVVSRYLRTGYLWDKVRVQGGAYGSFSMFDRTAGSLSFVSYRDPNVARTLETYDGVADYLRKIEVNNDELEKTILGGIGDIDSYMLPDAKGYTSMVRHLSGEDAAFRQELREQVLASSEKDFRLFAEAAQSVADNGDVVVLGSRKAMEESGLDLKLVDIL, encoded by the coding sequence ATGACCAAAGTTTATGGATTCAAAGAAATATCACGCGAAACTCTTCCTGAGTTAAACGGTGATGCCGTTATATATGAACATGAAAAAACAGGCGGCAGGGTTCTATCTGTCATTAATGGAGACGAGAATAAAACATTCGGAATAAGCTTCCGTACGCCTCCGGCTGACAGCACGGGGCTTCCGCATATTCTTGAACATTCAGTCCTATGCGGATCAAAGAAATATCCTGTTAAAGAACCTTTTGTAGAACTGCTGAAAAGCTCTCTCCAAACCTTTCTTAACGCAATGACCTATCCCGACAAAACAGTGTACCCCGTTGCCAGTCCGAACGAGCAGGATTTCCGCAATCTGGTAGGAGTTTATCTTGATGCGGTTTTCTTCCCCAACCTGACTCCGAACACCTTGATGCAGGAAGGCTGGCACTACGTTCCTGAAGAAAACGGCAAACTCACATATAAGGGTGTAGTTTTTAATGAAATGAAAGGAGCCTATTCCTCACCCGACAGCCTGCTGTATGAACATGCACAGCATTCGCTTTTTCCTGACACGACTTACGGCCTTGATTCCGGCGGTAACCCCGAGGTTATCCCTGATCTGACTTTTGATGATTTTATTAACTTTCATAAAAAGTATTATCACCCTTCCAATTCATACGCTTTCTTCTACGGAGATGACGATCCTGAGCATCGTTTAAAAATGCTTGATGAATATTTCTCTCAGTTTGAAAAAATTAATCCTGAATCTGAAATAGAAATTCAAACCCCGTTTGATACTCCTGTTGTTATTGAAGATAAATACGATGTATCAGATGACGGCAATCAAAAAGCCCTGTTCGTTGTAAATTTCGGACTTGGGCATGAACGCGATGCCAGAATTGACCTTGAACTGGAAATCCTTGAACTGATTCTCATAGGTCTGCCCTCTTCTCCTTTGCATAAAGCACTTATAGACTCTGAACTCGGTGAAGATGTTGCCGGAGTAGGATTGGAGAATGAACTTCGTCAGCTCTACTTTTCCACAGGTCTAAAAGGCATTGAAGCCGAAGACGCACCGAAAGTTGAAGAGCTAATCTTTTCGACTTTTAAAGACCTTGTCGCAAACGGAATAAATAACGAAGACATCGAAGCGGCTATCAACACCATTGAATTTGATCTGCGCGAAAACAATACCGGATCTTACCCCCGCGGTCTGTCTGTAATGACCACAGCTATGACTTCATGGCTCTATGACGGAGATCCTCTTGAACATGTACGCTACGAAAAGCCTATTGCTGATCTGAAAAAACGTTTGGCTGACGGTGAAAAGATCTTTGAACCGCTGATTCAGAAGCTGTTTATAGATAACAATTACCGTTCCACAGTTCTGCTGACTCCTGACAAAAACGTCGGCGCGGCAAGAGAAAAACGTGAAGAAGTCAAGCTTGAAAAAGCTCGCAACGCAATGAGCGACGCAGAATACAAAGCAGTCGTAAAAAAAGCTGAGGAACTACAAAAAGAACAGGAAGCTCCTGATTCTCCGGAAGCACTGGATACCATTCCAAGACTCAAAGTTGCTGACCTGCCCCGCGTGGGAACTGAAATTGATTGCGAGAAAAAAGGTGAACTGCTTTTCCACGATCTGGATACCAACGGCATTCTTTACCTTGATTTAGCTTTCAATTTCTCAGGACTTCCAGACAGGCTGGTTCCTTATATACCTATTTTCGGGCGTGCCTTACTGCAAACCGGAACTAAGTCCACAGACTTTGTAACCATGACCACACGGATGGCTGCCAAGACGGGCGGAATTTCACCTTCCTCCATTGTTGCAACCAAACATGGTACAACTGATACTTTATCCCGCTTTGTTCTGCGCGGTAAGGCAACCGCAGATAGAACCGGAGATCTGATTGAAATCATCAGCGAACTGATGCTTGAAGCCAATCTTGATAACCGTGACAGGGTTCGTCAGATTGTTCTTGAATCAAAAGCCCGCATGGAACAGCATCTCATTCCGTCAGGTCATATGATTGCAGCGACTCGCATGAAAGCACGATTCAGCGAAGCCGGATACATCAATGAACTGATGAACGGTGTTTCAAGTCTGCAATTCTTGAGGCAGCTTGCAACACGGGTGGAAAATGATTTTGCCGCAGTTGTTGCTGACCTTGAAGAAATTCGCGCAACAATCCTTAATCAGGCAAACCTGCTTTCAAACGTCACACTGGACGGCAAAACTTACAACACTGTCAGCTCGGCCCTTGGCGAGTTGTCTTCCGCATTACCGGCAGGAACCAGCTCGGCAGTAACGCGATCTCCCCTGTCATTTGAAAAGATGGAAGGATTATGCATCCCTGCGCAGGTTAACTATGTTGCCAAGGGAACCAATGTTTATAACTACGGATATAAATATTCAGGCTCCGCACAGGTTGTCAGCCGATACTTACGCACCGGCTACCTGTGGGATAAAGTCCGCGTACAGGGCGGTGCTTACGGCTCTTTCTCCATGTTCGACCGCACCGCAGGAAGCCTGAGCTTTGTATCCTACCGCGACCCTAACGTAGCCCGCACTCTGGAGACTTACGACGGTGTTGCTGACTACCTTAGAAAGATTGAAGTAAATAATGATGAGCTTGAAAAAACCATCTTAGGCGGAATCGGTGATATAGACAGTTATATGCTGCCGGATGCCAAGGGTTACACCTCAATGGTACGCCATCTGAGCGGGGAAGACGCAGCTTTCAGGCAGGAGCTTAGAGAACAGGTTTTAGCTTCCAGTGAAAAAGACTTCCGCCTCTTTGCAGAAGCAGCACAATCTGTTGCAGATAATGGAGATGTTGTAGTCCTCGGTAGCAGAAAGGCTATGGAAGAGTCAGGACTCGACCTGAAACTCGTCGACATCCTATAA
- a CDS encoding peroxiredoxin, giving the protein MSCGHDHSVEFLPEAIIGQKVENFVLEAFDPEDCGFCEVDLEKIQKEGKWTILFFYPADFTFVCPTELADLATKHAELEKLGCEVVSVSTDTKFVHLAWKNDERLLQDVKFKMAADPTGEVSDFFGVYDPETGLALRGTFIINPEGVLVSSEINFYNVGRNADELLRKVEANVYLKDHPFEACPAKWTPGEKTLTPSEKLVGKVYEQLND; this is encoded by the coding sequence ATGAGTTGTGGACATGATCATTCAGTTGAATTTCTTCCTGAAGCAATAATCGGACAAAAAGTTGAAAACTTTGTACTTGAAGCATTCGATCCTGAAGATTGCGGTTTCTGCGAAGTTGATCTTGAAAAAATCCAGAAAGAAGGAAAATGGACTATCCTTTTCTTCTACCCGGCAGACTTTACTTTTGTCTGCCCGACAGAACTGGCAGACCTTGCCACAAAACATGCAGAGCTTGAAAAACTTGGTTGTGAAGTAGTTTCTGTTTCTACAGATACCAAATTTGTTCATCTTGCATGGAAAAATGATGAAAGATTGCTGCAGGACGTAAAGTTCAAAATGGCCGCAGACCCTACCGGTGAAGTTTCTGACTTCTTCGGAGTTTATGATCCTGAAACAGGTTTGGCTTTGCGCGGAACATTTATCATTAATCCGGAAGGTGTTCTGGTTTCATCAGAAATCAACTTCTATAACGTCGGTCGTAATGCTGATGAACTGTTGCGTAAGGTTGAAGCAAATGTTTACCTTAAAGATCACCCGTTTGAAGCCTGCCCTGCCAAGTGGACCCCGGGTGAAAAGACTCTGACTCCTTCTGAAAAGTTGGTAGGCAAAGTTTACGAACAGTTGAACGATTAA
- a CDS encoding class I SAM-dependent methyltransferase: protein MTWDGSDAEKFDTWFRTPEGRFALEQEVNLMDHLISSWPRRKRKLLEIGCGTGIFLEHLYRSGFDVTGVDKSSVMLDGAIERLGKRASLYQCNGEILPFDDNEFDFTVIWTVLEFCSDPEALITEAARVSAGGLLVGFLNRHSIYYFTHGKMWPWASANTLRMSHWFSPSEMRGALYGGTGYKPSITRSVLPGPMWSWKTKVPWKYLNGFIYPPYIGAFTGCRVDFCNRIPLNPLHAWKSAPAGMSSAKRKDLKPECYRGSKCSLEK from the coding sequence ATGACTTGGGACGGATCTGACGCCGAAAAATTTGATACGTGGTTCAGAACTCCTGAAGGGCGTTTCGCGCTTGAGCAGGAAGTGAACCTTATGGATCACTTGATCTCAAGCTGGCCGCGCCGTAAAAGGAAATTACTTGAAATAGGTTGCGGAACAGGAATTTTTTTAGAACATCTTTATCGAAGCGGGTTTGACGTTACAGGAGTTGATAAATCTTCTGTGATGCTTGACGGCGCAATAGAAAGACTTGGTAAAAGAGCTTCCCTTTACCAATGTAACGGTGAAATCCTTCCCTTTGATGACAATGAATTTGATTTTACAGTGATCTGGACTGTTCTTGAATTCTGCTCCGATCCCGAGGCTCTGATAACCGAGGCCGCAAGGGTTTCCGCCGGAGGTCTGCTTGTCGGCTTTCTCAATCGTCATTCCATATATTATTTTACTCATGGTAAAATGTGGCCGTGGGCTTCTGCAAATACGTTAAGAATGTCCCATTGGTTTTCTCCTTCTGAAATGCGGGGAGCCTTATACGGAGGGACTGGGTACAAGCCGTCTATTACACGGTCTGTTCTGCCGGGGCCTATGTGGAGCTGGAAAACAAAAGTCCCTTGGAAGTATCTGAACGGTTTTATATATCCTCCTTATATAGGAGCTTTCACCGGCTGCAGAGTAGATTTTTGCAACAGGATTCCTCTTAACCCCCTCCATGCATGGAAATCAGCTCCC